One segment of Hippopotamus amphibius kiboko isolate mHipAmp2 chromosome 4, mHipAmp2.hap2, whole genome shotgun sequence DNA contains the following:
- the ASIC3 gene encoding acid-sensing ion channel 3 encodes MKPASGPEEARLPASDIRVFASSCTMHGLGHVFGPGGSTARRGLWAAAVLLALATFLYQVAGRVRYYGEFHHETALEERESHRLTFPAITLCNTNPLRRSRLTPNDLHWAGPTLLGLEPAEHAAYLHALGQPPAPPGFMPSPTFDVARLYARAGHALEDMLLDCRYRGWLCGPENFTTIFTSMGQCYTFNSGADGAELLTTPKGGMGNGLEVMLDVQQDEYLPVWRDVEEMPFEVGIRVQIHSQGEPPRISQLGFGAAPGYQTFVSCQKQQLNFLPPPWGDCSSVSLDPDFEAEPSGPLGPPSPSPGPSPPYSLMGCRLACETRYVARKCGCRMMHMPGGAPVCSPQQYKDCAHPALDAMLRKDACTCPNPCASTRYAKELSMVRMPSRAAARYLARKHNRSEAYIAENILVLDIFFEALDYEIVEQKKAYEMSELLGDIGGQMGLFIGASLLTILEILDYLCEVFQDRVLGYFWNRKRSERHSSTNLLQEGLGSHRTQVPHLSLGPRPPTPPCAVTKTLSASHRTCYLVTRL; translated from the exons GGGCCGCGGCCGTGCTCCTGGCGCTGGCCACCTTCCTCTACCAGGTGGCTGGGAGGGTGCGCTACTACGGGGAGTTCCACCACGAGACGGCCCTGGAGGAGCGCGAGAGCCACCGGCTCACCTTCCCGGCCATCACCCTGTGCAACACCAACCCGCTGCGCCGCTCGCGCCTCACGCCCAACGACCTGCACTGGGCTGGGCCCACGCTGCTGGGCCTGGAGCCTGCCGAGCACGCCGCCTACCTGCACGCCCTGGGCCAGCCCCCCGCGCCGCCCGGCTTCATGCCCAGCCCCACCTTTGACGTGGCCCGGCTCTACGCCCGGGCCGGGCACGCCCTGGAGGACATGCTGCTGGACTGCCGCTACCGGGGCTGGCTGTGCGGGCCTGAGAACTTCACCACG ATCTTCACCAGCATGGGGCAGTGCTACACCTTTAACTCCGGCGCCGATGGGGCAGAGCTGCTCACCACTCCCAAGGGCGGCATGGGCAATGGGCTGGAGGTCATGCTGGATGTGCAGCAGGATGAGTACCTACCCGTGTGGAGGGACGTGG AGGAGATGCCGTTCGAGGTGGGGATCCGCGTGCAGATCCACAGCCAGGGGGAGCCGCCACGCATCAGCCAGCTGGGCTTTGGGGCGGCCCCTGGCTACCAGACTTTCGTGTCCTGCCAGAAGCAGCAA CTGAACTTCCTGCCGCCGCCCTGGGGTGACTGCAGCTCTGTATCTCTGGACCCTGACTTTGAGGCAGAACCCTCTGGTCCTCTGGGTccccccagtcccagcccagggcccagccctccCTATAGTCTAATGGGGTGTCGCCTGGCCTGTGAGACCCGCTATGTGGCTCGGAAGTGCGGCTGCCGAATGATGCATATGCCCG GCGGCGCGCCGGTGTGCAGCCCCCAGCAGTACAAGGACTGCGCCCACCCGGCGCTGG ACGCCATGCTGCGGAAGGACGCGTGCACCTGCCCCAACCCGTGCGCCAGCACGCGCTACGCCAAGGAGCTCTCCATGGTGCGGATGCCGAGCCGCGCCGCCGCCCGCTACCTGGCCCGGAAACACAACCGCAGCGAGGCCTACATCGC GGAGAACATACTGGTGTTAGACATCTTCTTTGAGGCCCTCGACTATGAGATCGTGGAGCAGAAGAAGGCGTATGAAATGTCAGAGCtgcttg GTGACATTGGGGGCCAGATGGGGCTGTTCATTGGCGCCAGCCTGCTCACTATCCTTGAGATCTTGGACTACCTCTGTGAG GTGTTCCAGGACAGAGTCCTGGGATACTTCTGGAACCGAAAGCGCTCCGAAAGGCACTCCAGCACCAATCTG CTTCAGGAAGGGCTGGGCAGCCATCGAACCCAAGTTCCCCACCTCAGCCTGGGCCCCAG gcctcccacccctccctgtgCTGTCACCAAAACACTCTCCGCCTCCCACCGCACCTGCTACCTGGTCACCCGGCTGTAG